A genomic window from Triticum urartu cultivar G1812 chromosome 7, Tu2.1, whole genome shotgun sequence includes:
- the LOC125525998 gene encoding cysteine proteinase inhibitor 6-like produces the protein MRTSLLLVAIATIVHVIVMPTTSIPGGWFKIKNIADPHIQELGKWAVLEHTQLGGNDGLRFVKVVSGDEQIVNGVNYRLVIDALRLDGSHGTYKAVLFEKDSSNPKTWKFISFTPAN, from the coding sequence ATGAGAACCAGCCTCCTCCTTGTGGCCATTGCCACCATCGTCCATGTCATTGTTATGCCAACCACATCAATCCCCGGGGGCTGGTTTAAGATCAAGAACATCGCCGACCCGCACATCCAAGAGCTTGGCAAGTGGGCAGTACTGGAGCACACCCAATTGGGGGGCAATGATGGGCTCAGGTTTGTGAAGGTGGTGAGTGGCGATGAGCAGATTGTGAATGGTGTAAACTATCGGCTCGTCATTGACGCCTTGAGACTCGATGGCTCACACGGTACATACAAGGCAGTGTTGTTCGAGAAGGACTCGAGTAACCCAAAGACATGGAAGTTCATATCGTTCACCCCTGCAAATTGA